In the genome of Hyphomicrobium sp. CS1GBMeth3, the window GAGGCTTGTTCCGGCAACGCGGCTTCTGACGCGTATGCGCTCGGCGAACGCGTCCGGCGGCGACGTCGCCGCCTCGTGGGCGAGCTCCGCGGCCTCGCTCCGCAGCTCCTCGACTACATGGTCGGTCAGCAGCGTGTTGGTCTGCCAGAAAAGAATGCCGACGATCAGCGCCGACGCGATCAGGAACGCCGCCGCGCTCGCGGCCGCGAGGCGGAACGCGTGCGTCGCCATGATGCGAACTGCAAGGTCAGACAGCGCCGTCACGGACCATGTATCCGGCGCCGCGCACCGTGTGGAGCAGCGGCCTATCAAAACCCTTGTCGATCTTCGAGCGCAGGCGCGAGACGTGCACGTCGATGACGTTGGTCTGCGGGTCGAAGTGATAATCCCAGACGTTCTCGAGCAGCATGGTACGCGTCACCACCTGGCCCGCGTGCTTCATCAGGTATTCAAGCAGGCGGTATTCGCGCGGCTGGAGCTGGATCGGCTCGCCGGCGCGCGTCACGCGGTGCGACAGGCGGTCGAGCACGAGGTCGCCCACGGCGTAGCGCGTCTCCTGCTCCTCCGGGATGGCGCGGCGGCCCAGAGCCTCGATGCGCGCCAAAAGCTCGGTGTAGGCATACGGCTTGGTCAGATAGTCATCGCCGCCGGCGCGCAGGCCCTTCACGCGATCATCGACGTCGCCCAGCGCCGAGAGGATCAGGACCGGCGTGCGGTCGCCCTCTGCGCGTAGCGTGCGCACGACCGTCAGGCCATCGAGCTTCGGCAGCATGCGGTCAACGATCAATACGTCGTAGGCATTTTCCTGCGCCATGGCGAGCCCGGTCTCGCCGTCGCCCGCGAGATCCGGCGCGTGACCGCTCTCCTTCAGGGATTTATGGAGGAATTGCGCCGTTTCGCGGTCGTCCTCGATCACCAGCACGCGCATCCGCAGTCTACCTCCGGGCTTTCCTTCCCCTACCACCTGGACAGAGGGGAAGCCTGCGTTTCACACGGGTTCGTCCGCTGAGATACATCGAGGCGGCCCGGCTCCTCAAGAGCCGCGCCGCCCCTTTTACTCAGATCCCTTCGGCCGCCGGCATCAGCCCTGCTTGAGCTGCACCGGCACGTAGCGCGTCTGGTTGGACGACTTGATCGAGAGCATCACCGCGCGGCGGCCGAGATCCTTCGCTTTCTTGATCCCTTCCGCTACGTCGGACGGACCCGAGACCACATCGCCGCCGATTTCGAGGATGACGTCGCCGGCCTTGATGCCCTTCTCGGCAGCATCGGAGCTGGGGTCAACCTCGGTCACGGACACGCCCTCGCCGCCCGCTTTCGCAGGCGCTAGCGTCAGGCCCAGCTGCTCGAGCGCGGTGCTGGCCGGATCGACCGACTTGCCCTGCTCGAGCTTGGCGAGCTCATCGGTCGAGCCGGGGAACTTGCCGAGCTTCACCTTGACGGTCTCTTCCTTGTTGCCGCGCCACACCTTGACATCGACAGTGGTGTCGGGTGCGTACTCGGCGATCTTGCGGGCGAGGTCGCGGCTATCGTTGATCTTGTCGCCGTTGACCTGGACGATCGCATCCTGAACCTTGAGGCCCGAAGACGACGCAGGGCCGTTCGGCGTGATCTCGCTCACCAACGCGCCCTTGGCGTTGGTAAGGCCGATCGCTGCAGCCGTGTCCTCGTCGACGTTCTGTATCTTGACGCCAAGCCAGCCCCGGCTCACAGAGCCGGTCTTCTTCAACTGCTCGATGACTTCGATGGCGGTGCGCGCAGGAACTGCGAACGCAATGCCGACGTTGCCGCCCGACGGGCTGAAGATCGCCGTATTGACACCGATGGCCTCGCCTTCGAGGTTGAAGGTGGGGCCGCCGGAGTTGCCCTTGTTCACAGCCGCGTCGATCTGCAGGAAGTCGTACGGGCCCGAGCCGATGTCGCGGCCAAGAGCCGAGACGATGCCCGCGGTCACCGTGCCACCGAGACCGAACGGGTTGCCGACCGCAAGCGCCCAGTCGCCGACGCGAACCGGCTTGTCGGAGAACTTCACGAACGGGAAGGTCTTCGACGACTTCAGCTTCAGAAGCGCGATGTCGGTGCGCGGGTCGCTGCCGACGAGGTCCGCCTCGAGCTTCTCCTGGTCGTCGAAGCTGACCTGTATCTTGGTCGCGCCCTCGATGACGTGGTTGTTCGTCACGACATAGCCGTCGGCAGAAATCACGAAGCCCGAGCCCTGGGCCTGGGTCGGCCGCTGCTGGGGCATATTGCGGAACTCTTTCGGCAGGTTTTTGAAGAACTCGTAGAACGGGCTGTCTTCCGGAATCTCCGGGAACCCTTCCGGCAGGCCGCTCGGGCCGGTGCGCCCCTTGCTGCCGGCTACCACCGAGATGGACACGACGGACGGCTTCACCTTCTCGATGACGTCCGCGAACGAAAGCGGCGCGCGGCCGAACGGCGTCTCGACCCCGGGCTTGTCCGGGGCGAGCTGGGCCAGAGTCGGCGTGATCGCGACCCCGCCCGCAAGAACGGCCGCCGAGGCTACGGCAACAATGGTTGCGCGCGCCACCCGGCGTCCCGAAGTCCCTTGCGACGTTGGCCCGGACTTTGCTCCGGACGTCCTGTCATCGCGAGTAAGCATTCAAATCCTCCGCTCAGAAGCGCTGAAATCACATGTCATCGGCAGAGTTAGTCGCTCCGGCCTTACGGCTGCCTTTCGGTCACGTTAAGAGTTGGTAATGAGGCAAGATCGCCCCCTCCCTGCCCCTTTCGAGGCCGTTCCGAGACGGCGCATGTGGCACGTGGCCATCCTGGCGGCTTTGGCGGCCGGCGCTGGCAGCGCTGCCGTCCGGGGCGGGCCGCTCGGCACCGACGTCCTGCATCCCGTTTCGGCACAGGCGGGTCTCACAACGGTGCAGAAAATCGCCATTTTCGGCAGCGACGACCGCGTTCGCCTGCCCCCCCGGATGGCCAGGCTCGGCCGCTCCATCGGACTCCTTTACGAGGACCGGTCGCAGTCGGTCTGCACGGCCTTCTGCGTCGGGGACGACGTCATCGCGACGGCCGGGCACTGTCTGTTCCGAACGGAGGGCGAGACGCCGCTGCGTCTCAGGGGCGTACAGTTCCGCCTGCAACCACCCGGCGGCCCTGTCGCCAGCTCGCCCATCGCCGGCTCGGACCGCAACGGACAGGCCCAGCACGTCGCGGCCGGGTCGCTTAAGCTCCGCGTTCGCCCGCCGATCGACGCCGCGCAGGACTGGGCGCTGATCCGCCTCGAGTCTCCGATCTGCAAGGGCCGCGCGCTGCCGCTCAGCCGCCAGCCTGCGCAAGCGCTTGTCAAACTCTCGGCGGCGCAGCGCGTCTATCAGGTCAGCTATCACCGCGACTTCGGCTCTTGGGACCTGGCGCTCGGAGCGCCGTGCCCGGTGCGCCGGTCATTCAACGGCGCCGACTGGCGCGCCATCGCCAAGGACTTCGCTGACGCGGGGCACGTCATCCTGCACACCTGCGATACCGGCGGCGCATCGTCCGGCTCGCCGATGCTGATCGACGGACCGAACGGCCCGGAGGTGGTCGGCATCAACGTCGGCACCTACCTGCAGGCGCGCGTGCTGACGCAGAAGGGCGAGGTCGTGCATCGCTACAAGTCCGAGACGGTTGCCAACACGGCGGTCGGGGCTGGGGCTTTCCTGCCGGCGCTCGAGGCGCTGACACGGGCGACGATCCTGGCGACGCGCGGCGAGCTCACGACGCTGCAGCGGCTGCTCAAGGCGGAAGGGCTTTATGTCGGCGCAGAGGATGGCATCTACGGTCCGCAGCTCAGTATGGCGGTGCGCGCGTTCGAGCGCGCGGAGGGGCGCAGCGAGACGGGGCTTGCCACGTCTGCTCTGATGAAGCGGCTTGCAGCGCGGGACGCCCAGCGGCGCGGCGCTCCGAGCGCTACACGGCCCGTTGAGATCGAGACCGGCAGTGTCGGCTCGCACACACACTCGCGCGACAAGGCACGGCTGCCGCGTTAAGGGGACCTTCGCTCAGGACTGGTCTTTGCGCTCGTTCTTCAGAAGCGCGTCGAGCGCGGCTTGCTCCTCAGGCGAGAGCTTGCCGGTAGACGGGGCCGGAGCGGGCGCCGCCCGGCGCTGGCCGAACGAGCGCCAGAGAATGAGCACGGCCGCCGCCAGCGCTAGGAGCGGCATCAACCACAACAGCAACGTCTGCAGCGAGAACGGCGGCCGCAGCAACACGAACTCGCCGTAACGTGCGACGACGAACTCGCGCACCTCGTCGTTGGTGTCCCCGGCCGTCAGGCGCTCGCGCACGAGCACGCGCAGATCGTGGGCCAGTGGCGCGTCGGAATCGTCGATGGATTGGTTCTGGCAAACGAGGCAGCGCAGCTCGGCCGAGAGCTCGCGCGCCCGCTTCTCGAGCGCCGCGTCTTCGAGAACCTCCTGCGGAGTCACCGCTTGGGCCCAACGCGCGTCGATGGCGGTCAGCGCGACGAGCGCAGTGAGAAGAGCGGCAGCAGACCGGGTGGCAGAGAACCTCATCATTAGCCTCACTCGGCCGGAACGCTGACCGGCCCGCGAGGCGCGCGCTGCGGTGCCCCGACGCGCAGGCGACGGTCAGACAAGGAAACCGCGCCGCCGAAGAACATCACCAGCGCGCCGAACCAGATCCAGCGAACCATGGGATGGAAGTAGAGGCGCACGGCGAAGGCGCCGTCTGGCTGCTGGTCGCCGAGGACGGCGTAAAGATCACCGGACCATGCCGCGTAGATGCCGGCTTCCGACGTCGGCTGCGGCGGCGCATTGTAAAGCCGCTTCGAAGGCTCGAGCCGCGTCACTGGCGCACCATCGCGCGTCACGTCGAAGACGCCGATCGTCTCGGTGTAGTTGGGGCCGTTCGATGGAGCGCCGCCGCGGAATGTCAGTGTGTAGCCGGCGATCTCCTTGCTTTCCCCGGGGCGCATCAAGAGGATTTCCTCGCTCTTGTAGGCGCTGGTGCCGACAATGCCGATGACCATCATGCCGACGCCGAAGTGAGCCAGCATGGTTCCGATCGAAGCGCGCGGAAGGTTGACGAGGCGGCGCATCGACTCCGACAGCGGCACCTTGCCGAGCTTGATGCGGAAGGCCGTCTCCGACAGGGCGCCGAACATGACCCAGGCACCGATCGCAATACAGAATGGCGCCAGCCACGGCCCACGCCAAGCGATCGCGAACGAGACCACCAACACCACTGCCGCAATCAAAACTGCCGCGATCAGCCGCTCCATGGCGGCCGCGATATCGGCACGCTTCCATGCCAGCAGCGGCCCGAGCGGCAACGCCAGCAGCAGCGGGATCATCAGCGGGACGAACGTCATGTTGAAATACGGCGGGCCGACCGAAATCTTGGCGCCGTTGATCGCCTCGAGCGCCAGCGGGTAGAGCGTACCGACCAGCACCGTCACGCAGGCGATGGTCAGGAGCACGTTGTTGAGCACCAGCGCGCCCTCGCGGGAGATCGGCGAGAAGATGCCGCCTTGCTGCAGCTCGCGGGCGCGGTAGGCGAACAGCGCCAGACCGCCTCCGGTGAACAGAAGCATGATCGCCAGCACAAACACGCCGCGTTCCGGATCCACCGCAAACGAGTGCACCGATGACAACACACCCGAGCGCACCAGGAAGGTGCCCATCAGCGACAGAGAGAAGGTCAGGATCGCGAGCAGGATGGTCCAGACCTTCAGCGCCTCGCGCTTCTCCATCACGATCGCGGAGTGCAACAGCGCGGTGCCGGCCAGCCATGGCATGAAGGAGGCGTTCTCGACCGGGTCCCAGAACCACCAGCCGCCCCAACCAAGTTCGTAATAGGCCCACCAGGACCCCATGGCGATGCCGATGGTCAGGCACATCCAGGCGAGGAGGGTCCACGGGCGCACCCAGCGTGCCCAGGCGGCATCGGTGCGGCCCTCTATCAATGCCGCGATGGCAAACGAAAACGCCATCGAGAAGCCGACGTAGCCCATGTAGAGGAACGGCGGATGGAAGGCGAGAGCGGGGTCCTGCAGGATCGGGTTCAAGCCGTTGCCGTCGAACGGCGCCGGGTCGAGGCGCTCGAAGGGGTTTGAGGTCAGCAGAATGAAAAGCAGGAACGCGAGCGCGATCGAGCTCTGTACCGAGAGCACGTTGGCTTTCAGCGTCGCCGGCAGGTTGTTGCCAAAGAGCGCCACGAAGGCGCCGAACACGGCGAGGATCAGCACCCACAGGAGCATCGAGCCCTCGTGGTTCCCCCAGACGCCGGAGATCCGATAGATCAGCGGCTTCGTCGAGTGCGAGTTGGCCGCGACGTTGGCGACCGAGAAGTCGGACGTGACGTAAGCGTGCGTCAGTGCCAGGAACGAGACCAGGATCAAAGCAACCTGGGCGATCGCGGCGGACTCGCCGAAGGCCATCAGCCGCGCATCGCGCACGTGCGCGCCCCAGGCCGGCACGACGGTCTGCGCCACGGCGACCAACAACGCCAGGATCAGCGCGAAATGTCCGATCTCGATGATCACGCGATCTCACCTCTCGTTCTCGTCCTGCGCCAATACATTATTGCGTCACCCCTTCCGGATGGCGCGCGCCCTCGCCGAGCTTGACGCCTTTCTCCTCGAGCGCTTTCGCGACCTCAGGCGGCATATAGTTCTCGTCGTGCTTTGCGAGCACCGTGTCGGCGACGAACTTGCCGTCGGCATCCAACGTGCCTTCGGCGACAACGCCCTGCCCCTCGCGGAACAGATCCGGCAGAATGCCTTCGTAGCTCACCGGCACCGTGCCCAGCGTGTCCGTCACCTTGAAGAAGACGCTCGTTCCCGTGCCACGTACGACGGAACCGTCGGCCACCAGCCCACCGAGGCGGAAGCGTACGCCCGGTGCGATCTTCTGCTCTGCCACCTCGCTCGGCGTGTGAAAGAACACGATCGACTGGCGGAACGCGAACAACATCAGAATGGCGGCGATCGACAGCACGCCGACGCCCAATCCGATCAGCAGACCTCGCCGCTGTTTGCGTGTCATTGCGGGTTCCGGGGCTCCTCTGCTTTCAGTCCAAGGGTCTCTGCGGATTTCTCGATCTCGGCGAGCGGTGCCGCGTCGCCGGCAAAGTTCTCGCGCGCGCTTGCGATCGCCTTGCGCGCTTCGTCCTCGCGTCCGAGAACCTTATAGGCCCGCGCCAGCCTGATCCATCCGTCGAGATCCTTACCGTTCTCCTGGAGGCGCGCAGCCAATCGCTCGACCATGCTGTTGATGAAGGCTTCGCGCTCGGCTGGCGACATGGATGAGACGTCTGGCGCGTCAGCCGCGGGAGCGGTCGGTGCCGGCGCGGACGGAGACACCTCAGGCTTTGAGGCTTGCGGAGCGCTTGGCTCTTCTTCGACGGGCTCGCCCTTGATCTTCTTCTCGACCATCGCGAGCCGTTCCGCGACCACCTTACGCCACGGGACGTTCTCGGGAGCTTTGTCGTAGATCTCGCGATATTGCGCGGCGGCACCCTCGAGGTCGCCATCCTGCTCCTTGGCGAGCGCCAGCCAGACGCCGACCTGGAAGCGCTCTGGATCGAGCTCCAACACGCGCAAGGCGGCACGGCGTACAGGCTCGGTCACGACGCCGTTCTCGGCAAGGAGCGTCGCTTCAGCGAACCCCAGGAGCCGGCGCACCGATTCCCCTTCAAGCCTATTGGCTTCGGCGAAGGCATGTGCAGCATCGGCATAGCGCTGAAGCCGCAGATAGACCGGCGCGATCACATCCCAACCCTTGCCATCCTCGGGGTGCTCGCGCAGGCGCTGCTCCACGCGGCCGATGAGATCGGCAATGCTCGCGTCGCCTTCCGCCTGCGCTGCGGCCTGGCGCTCTGCGAACGGCCGGTCGGGAAGATGGGGGGATCCCTCGAGGACGTAGAGGCCGATGCCGACGACCGGCAGCAACGCCGTGACCGCAGTGTAGGCGCGCCGCGCGCGTGTGCGGCTTGCGGCGTCGTCTTTTCCCGGAATCGCAGCCGTATTGGCGCCGGCGCGCTTCAACAGGCGACGGGCGATTTCCGCACGCGCGCTCTCGATTTCGCTGTCGACGAAAAGCCCGCGCTCGCGCTCCGCCTCAAGCTCGCGCAGCTGATCACGGTAAACGGCGAGATCGGCCGAGGCAGGCTCTATCACTTGCCCAGGCGCCTCGCGTAGCGGCCGCAGCAAGAGCGCGACGATCGCCGCAGTCAAAAACGCGAAGCAGAGCCAAAGCAGCATTAGAAGCCTTCTAGCCTAACGACCCCGGTTCAATAGGGGCGAGGATTCAGGCTGACAAGAGGCGCCGGGCTTAAATGGCTCGCTTTGACGTCGCAGACACTGATCCGGCTCAAGCCGCACGAGATCATGCTGCACTGCGGGAGCGTCCACAGTGTTCAGCGTGCAATGCTTGATCAGCTCGAAATACTGGGTTTAACCGACGTTGCTCCACGTGCCGTCCGGATTGCGGCAGGCGGTGCCGCGCATCGATTGGGGGCGGCCGTCGATGTAAACCTTGTGCGTGTAATCACGGCAATCAACGGCACCGCGCTTGTAAGGCCGGCTCGGCACAACCTCACCGTAGCGACCGTTGTCGGGGTTGCGCCACTGACGGGAAACGCCTGACTGGCCGCGCTCCAGTGCGTCGAACTCGGCCTCCTGGGCCAAACGACGATCCTGCTCGTCCATGGAGCGGCCGATCTCGCTGCCGACGATGCCGCCGACAACCGCGCCGAGCGCCGTCGCGGCAATATTGCCGCTGCCCTTGCCGACCTGATTGCCGAGGATGCCGCCCGCAACGGCGCCGACTACCATACCGGTATCGGCCTTGCTCGGCCCCTCGGGCCCGCAGCCGGCAAGCCCAATCGACAGCATCAGGAGTGCGGAAGCGCCAATCGTGCGCATGAAGATCCCCGTTTTTCCCCTCGGGCAGGCCCGCCGAAGCGGACCGCTCACCAGGACGTCGCTTTGTCTCGGCCCGTAAGCCCGCGTCCCGTCAAAAGAATGCCCAGAATGTGACTCGTCTTCAAGCACATCCAAGGTCCCGTTTCCACCGCGATTCAGGCGAAAGTTCGACGTTAGCCACTGGAAAATCCGCAGTTACGCAGAAGGGAGCACAAGATCGACACGCAGCCCGCCCATTGACGACTGCGAGAGCCGAACGCTGCCCCGGTAGGACTGAACCAGATCCGTCACGATGGAGAGGCCGAGCCCGGTGCCCGGCTTGGTCTCGTCAAGACGCACGCCGCGTTTGCCGATGCGCTGGCGCTCCTCGTCCGAAAGGCCCGGACCGTCGTCCTCAATGTGGATCGTGAGGCGGCCCGGCGGGCGGCGGCTCGTCGAGGCGGCGACCTCGACCGCCACCCTCCCCTTTGCCCACTTGCAGGCGTTGTCGCAGAGGTTACCGAGGATTTCCTCGAGGTCCTGGCGCTCACCCGCGAAGCGGACGTCGGAGGCGCAGTCGATCGTGATCGCAATATCGCGGTCGCGGTGGATACGCTCGAGCGCCCGCTTCAATGGCTCGAGCACTTCCTGCACGGGCGTTGCGCGCCCGATCACTCCGACGCCTGCGGCAACACGAGCTCGGTCGAGGTAATGATCAATCTGATCGCGCATGATCTCGGACTGCTCGACGATCTTGCGGCCGAGCCCGCCCTTATCCTCGCGCGCCTCATTGATGATCACGGCGAGCGGCGTCTTCAGAGCGTGGGCGAGATTGCCGCCCTGCGTGCGTGCGCGATCGATGATCTCCTGGTTGGAAGAGAGCAGCTCGTTGAGCTCCTCCTGCAGCGGCTGGATCTCGGTCGGCAGCTCGCCCTCGAGCCGCTCGGCTTCTCCGGATCGGATGCTCGACAGGCCCTGCTCGATACGGCGCAGTGGCAAGAGGCCGAAGCGCACCTGGAACAGCGTTACGGCGACGAGGCCGACGCCCGTCAGCACCAGGGCGATGGAAAGGCGGGTGAGGAAATTGGCGAGGCGCGTGTTGAGCCAATCGATCGGGCCGGCGACGATGATCGAATAGCGCGGCCCCTGCCCCGGCATGCCGGGGTTGTCGACCAGCTCGATCATGCGGATGCCCTCCCCCGCGGGACCAGTGGCGTTCATCCAGCGAGCGCCGTCGGGATCGGGTTTGACGTCGCGCTCGATCGGCGGGTCGATCGTCGTGTCGCCGAGCGAGACGGAGCGCAGCGTCGGCGCCTCTTTGTTATCGAGAGGCTTGACCTGCCAGTACCAGCCCGAGCGCGGATCCTCGAAAAGAGGCTCGTAGCGGTTCTTGGGCGCGATCGGCTGACCACCCTCGCCAGTCATGCTGTCGACGGCGATGGAACGCACGAGCTTCGCTAGGCGCGCGTCGAAGGCCGTCTGCAGGTCGTCGCGGTTCAAGTGGTAGATAAAAATGCCGGCGATCGGCAGCACCAGCAGCACCCACGCCGCCGAGGTTGCAAACAGCCGGAATGCCAGCGAGTTAAACGTCATCGGGGCCGCGGCTCATGCGATAGCCCAGACCGCGCACGGTCTCGATGACGTCGGCCGGGATCTTCTTGCGCAGGCGGCCGATGAACACCTCGATGGTGTTGCTGTCGCGGTCGAAGTCCTGGTCATAAAGATGTTCGACCAGCTCCGTGCGCGAGACGACGCGGCCGCTGTGATGCATCAAATAGGCGAGCAGGCGATACTCGTGGGACGTGAGCTTTACCTGCTGGCCGTCGCAGGTCACACGCGACGACTTGGTGTCGAGGCGGACGGGGCCGCACTCGATCTCGCTCTTGGCGTGGCCGGAGGCGCGGCGCACTTGTGCGCGCACGCGTGCGAGCAGCTCCTCCATGTGGAAGGGCTTGGCGAGATAGTCGTCGGCGCCAGCGTCCATGCCGGAGACCTTGTCGCTCCAGCGATCGCGGGCGGTGAGGATGATCACCGGCATGTTGCGGTTGGCGCGCCGCCACTGCTCCAGGATCGAGATGCCGTCCATCTTCGGCAGGCCGATGTCGAGGATGACGACGTCGTACGGCTCCGTATCGCCAAGGAAATAGCCTTCCTCGCCGTCAAAAGCCGTATCGACAGCGTAGCCGGCGCCGGTCAGCGCGGAATTGAGCTGTCGGTTCAGATCCTTGTCGTCCTCTACGACCAGTATGCGCACGGGCCCTCTCTCTCGCCTTGCCTCGGAAGATCCGGACTATAGTCGGCCAAACTGGCCGAGCCTAGGGGCCGGACCTTCACTCGTGAGGACTAACGGGCGGCGGCGCTATCTCCGTCGGCCGCCGCCCACGCCCTCAGCCTTTCGGCTTGAACAAGGCCTTCTGAAGGGGCGTCGTGGCGCGCATGCGGCCGTAAATGGTCATCAGCGTGCCGATCAGGGCGCCGACCGTCTGTACCGCGTCGACCACCTGCTCGCCCGCGTCCTGGACGAGGTCGCCACTCACGTCGACGCCCGTCACGGGCGCCAAGGCGGGGACCACGGTCGATAGGATGGTCACGAGGGTGCCCCATATGGTGATCGAGTGGCCCCACCATTTGCCGGCGTTGGGATCGGTCGTCGTCATGTCGTGTGCTCCTTCAGGTTGAGAGGGGGAGGACGTCATCTCGGCCGCGAGCAACTTTGCCCGCGCGAGGATCTTGTCGACGCGGGCGAGCCAGCCGCGGCCGAAGCGCCAGAAGTGGGGAAGCGCGCGGTAGCGCCGCCTGCGGATGGCGGCGTAGGTGTCGAGGGTGTCGGAGAGTGCCGCCGCCGCGAGCTTGGCGCGCGTCTCGGGGCCGATCTCTCCATCGACGCCGGCGCCTACCGCATCCTGCAGGAAACGGATCGCCGTGCCGAAGCCGTGGTTGACGGCGGCGTCGAAGTGCATCAGCGCCAGCGGCGGCGCGAGCTCTGCGCAATGCGCGCGCTCCCAGTAGCGGGTGCGGTAGATCTCGCGCACGGTCTCATCGTCGATGGCCTTGAGCGCACGGATCAGTCTCAGGCGATTGCTCTCCGTCACCGCGACCTTGCGCCAAGCGGCGAAGACGCCGAGCGTGATGCCGCGATTGGTCGGGCCGCCGGGATCGTGCGGATCGTCGGTGTAGCCGCCCTCCATCTCGAGCACGTGCACGAGCGCGCGTTCAAAGATCTCGGCGCCGCTTCCACCTGACGCCGTTTCTGCGTTCGCCGTCTGGTTCGCATGGGGCCAGCGCAGGCCGAGCAGACGCGCCTTCGGATACCGCGCCACCGACACGGCGTTCGACTGATTGCCGCCGAGCACGACGACCGCGTCGTCCGTCTCGCCGAGCCAGAACGCGACGTGTCCTTTGCCGGGATCGCTGCCGCGCGAGAAGACCGCGATGCAGCCCACGCACGGCTCGCTGAGAGTGACGCCCCATTTCAGATACGAGCGCGCCAGCAGGGACCGCGTCGAGCGAATGCCGGAGCGCTCCAGACACGCACCGCAGAACGCCGCGCACCAGGCCACCTCATCCGCAACGACCTGCGGGTGGCCGACGTCGCGATAGAAGGCGACGATACGCGGATTGTGGCTCGTGCCCGCGCGCTCGGCTTGGCCGAACTCGCGCCAGGCCGCCTTGAGCCAGCGTGCGTCGTCCATGAGGGACCTCAGTGAAGGAATGAGACGTCGGCCAGCTCTCCCTTTTTTGGGAGGGACAGCTTTAGGCGGACTTCAAACGACAGCGAGCCGCGGCGTGCCGCGACCGTAGGCAGCGCTCATCTGATGCACGGCGATGGAGATCGCGCTTTGTGGTCCGCCGAAATCGGCGACTTGATCGGCTGCCTCGTAAACGCAGGACGGCGCCGCCGCCGTGATCGTACGAACAACCGTTGCGCCATCGAGAATGTCGATCTCGTAGCGCTCGCTGTCTTCGGTGAGCGGCACCTCCGCCACCTCCCAACTGTCGCCACCAAGCCGAGCGCGACGCAGCCAACTCACCGCGACGTCGCCCTCATCCGAACGCGTCGTCCGTATGTGCACAGGCGAGAGCGGCTTCAGCCCGCGCCCGACGAACGTATGCGCCGCCGCGCTATAGGAGCGATCGGCAATGTCGCGACCTGCGGGCCCGTATCGCCACAACAGCGGCAGCCCGACCTCCGCCGGCGCAATGTTCACCCGTGTCACCTCGCCGCCGAGCAGCACGAACGGCGCGCCCGCGGCGAGCGGCGCGCGCATTTCACGCTCCGTTCCGGCCTGCCCGCGCAAGAGATCGGTGAGCTCATAGGTGCTTTCGCCGACCAGCGTCGCTGTTTCGAACTGCAACACCTCCCAGCCGCCGTCCGCGTTGCGG includes:
- a CDS encoding Do family serine endopeptidase gives rise to the protein MLTRDDRTSGAKSGPTSQGTSGRRVARATIVAVASAAVLAGGVAITPTLAQLAPDKPGVETPFGRAPLSFADVIEKVKPSVVSISVVAGSKGRTGPSGLPEGFPEIPEDSPFYEFFKNLPKEFRNMPQQRPTQAQGSGFVISADGYVVTNNHVIEGATKIQVSFDDQEKLEADLVGSDPRTDIALLKLKSSKTFPFVKFSDKPVRVGDWALAVGNPFGLGGTVTAGIVSALGRDIGSGPYDFLQIDAAVNKGNSGGPTFNLEGEAIGVNTAIFSPSGGNVGIAFAVPARTAIEVIEQLKKTGSVSRGWLGVKIQNVDEDTAAAIGLTNAKGALVSEITPNGPASSSGLKVQDAIVQVNGDKINDSRDLARKIAEYAPDTTVDVKVWRGNKEETVKVKLGKFPGSTDELAKLEQGKSVDPASTALEQLGLTLAPAKAGGEGVSVTEVDPSSDAAEKGIKAGDVILEIGGDVVSGPSDVAEGIKKAKDLGRRAVMLSIKSSNQTRYVPVQLKQG
- a CDS encoding heme lyase CcmF/NrfE family subunit translates to MIIEIGHFALILALLVAVAQTVVPAWGAHVRDARLMAFGESAAIAQVALILVSFLALTHAYVTSDFSVANVAANSHSTKPLIYRISGVWGNHEGSMLLWVLILAVFGAFVALFGNNLPATLKANVLSVQSSIALAFLLFILLTSNPFERLDPAPFDGNGLNPILQDPALAFHPPFLYMGYVGFSMAFSFAIAALIEGRTDAAWARWVRPWTLLAWMCLTIGIAMGSWWAYYELGWGGWWFWDPVENASFMPWLAGTALLHSAIVMEKREALKVWTILLAILTFSLSLMGTFLVRSGVLSSVHSFAVDPERGVFVLAIMLLFTGGGLALFAYRARELQQGGIFSPISREGALVLNNVLLTIACVTVLVGTLYPLALEAINGAKISVGPPYFNMTFVPLMIPLLLALPLGPLLAWKRADIAAAMERLIAAVLIAAVVLVVSFAIAWRGPWLAPFCIAIGAWVMFGALSETAFRIKLGKVPLSESMRRLVNLPRASIGTMLAHFGVGMMVIGIVGTSAYKSEEILLMRPGESKEIAGYTLTFRGGAPSNGPNYTETIGVFDVTRDGAPVTRLEPSKRLYNAPPQPTSEAGIYAAWSGDLYAVLGDQQPDGAFAVRLYFHPMVRWIWFGALVMFFGGAVSLSDRRLRVGAPQRAPRGPVSVPAE
- a CDS encoding response regulator transcription factor, producing MRVLVIEDDRETAQFLHKSLKESGHAPDLAGDGETGLAMAQENAYDVLIVDRMLPKLDGLTVVRTLRAEGDRTPVLILSALGDVDDRVKGLRAGGDDYLTKPYAYTELLARIEALGRRAIPEEQETRYAVGDLVLDRLSHRVTRAGEPIQLQPREYRLLEYLMKHAGQVVTRTMLLENVWDYHFDPQTNVIDVHVSRLRSKIDKGFDRPLLHTVRGAGYMVRDGAV
- a CDS encoding cytochrome c-type biogenesis protein, producing the protein MRFSATRSAAALLTALVALTAIDARWAQAVTPQEVLEDAALEKRARELSAELRCLVCQNQSIDDSDAPLAHDLRVLVRERLTAGDTNDEVREFVVARYGEFVLLRPPFSLQTLLLWLMPLLALAAAVLILWRSFGQRRAAPAPAPSTGKLSPEEQAALDALLKNERKDQS
- the ccmE gene encoding cytochrome c maturation protein CcmE, yielding MTRKQRRGLLIGLGVGVLSIAAILMLFAFRQSIVFFHTPSEVAEQKIAPGVRFRLGGLVADGSVVRGTGTSVFFKVTDTLGTVPVSYEGILPDLFREGQGVVAEGTLDADGKFVADTVLAKHDENYMPPEVAKALEEKGVKLGEGARHPEGVTQ
- a CDS encoding peptidoglycan-binding protein: MWHVAILAALAAGAGSAAVRGGPLGTDVLHPVSAQAGLTTVQKIAIFGSDDRVRLPPRMARLGRSIGLLYEDRSQSVCTAFCVGDDVIATAGHCLFRTEGETPLRLRGVQFRLQPPGGPVASSPIAGSDRNGQAQHVAAGSLKLRVRPPIDAAQDWALIRLESPICKGRALPLSRQPAQALVKLSAAQRVYQVSYHRDFGSWDLALGAPCPVRRSFNGADWRAIAKDFADAGHVILHTCDTGGASSGSPMLIDGPNGPEVVGINVGTYLQARVLTQKGEVVHRYKSETVANTAVGAGAFLPALEALTRATILATRGELTTLQRLLKAEGLYVGAEDGIYGPQLSMAVRAFERAEGRSETGLATSALMKRLAARDAQRRGAPSATRPVEIETGSVGSHTHSRDKARLPR